In the genome of Flavobacterium panacagri, one region contains:
- a CDS encoding 1-aminocyclopropane-1-carboxylate deaminase/D-cysteine desulfhydrase, whose translation MNPVFNQSINIQFPNDISLTIKREDLIHSFVSGNKFRKLKYNLLQAKAENKDTLLTFGGAFSNHIAAVAYAGKEQGLKTIGIIRGDELLDKIQENPTLKFAQENGMQLEFVSREEYRLKNETSFIEKLKNKFGNFYLVPEGGTNELAVKGCEEILTEEDSVFNYVCCAVGTGGTISGLINSALPNQKILGFPALKGDFLTDEIRIFAKKDNWNLISDYHFGGYGKINLELIEFINSFFEETKVPLDPIYTGKMVFGVIDLISKNYFPAHSKILLIHTGGLQGIEGMNIKLKQKKLPILKTND comes from the coding sequence ATGAATCCAGTTTTCAATCAATCTATAAATATTCAATTTCCAAATGATATTTCTTTGACTATAAAGCGTGAAGATTTGATTCATTCTTTTGTTTCAGGAAATAAATTCAGAAAACTGAAATACAATTTACTTCAGGCGAAAGCAGAAAACAAAGATACTTTACTGACTTTTGGTGGCGCTTTTTCCAATCATATTGCAGCTGTAGCTTATGCTGGAAAAGAACAAGGTCTTAAAACTATCGGAATCATTCGCGGAGACGAACTTCTGGATAAAATACAGGAAAATCCAACCTTAAAATTTGCTCAGGAAAATGGAATGCAATTGGAGTTTGTTTCGAGAGAAGAGTATCGTTTAAAGAATGAAACTTCATTTATAGAAAAGTTAAAAAACAAGTTCGGCAATTTTTATTTAGTTCCCGAAGGCGGTACAAATGAACTCGCAGTAAAAGGCTGCGAAGAGATTTTGACAGAAGAAGATTCGGTTTTTAATTACGTTTGCTGTGCAGTTGGAACAGGAGGTACGATTTCGGGATTAATCAATAGTGCATTGCCAAATCAGAAGATTTTGGGTTTTCCAGCGTTAAAAGGTGACTTTTTAACCGATGAAATTCGTATTTTTGCAAAAAAAGATAACTGGAATTTAATTTCTGACTATCATTTTGGAGGTTACGGCAAGATAAATTTAGAATTAATTGAATTTATTAATTCATTTTTTGAAGAAACAAAAGTGCCCTTAGATCCAATTTATACGGGAAAGATGGTTTTTGGCGTTATAGATTTAATCAGCAAAAATTATTTTCCTGCACATTCAAAAATTTTACTCATTCATACTGGTGGATTACAGGGAATTGAAGGAATGAATATAAAGTTGAAGCAGAAGAAATTACCAATACTCAAAACCAATGATTAA